The Seleniivibrio woodruffii genome segment CCGTCACGCATGGCAAGCTTTGCCGCCTCGCCGAAAGCCGCAATGAGTTGAACGGGGAGTGTTCCGGGTCTCAACCCCTGCTCCTGTCCCCCGCCGTACATAAGCGGCATCAGAGGCGGAAATCTTCCGTCCCTCCGGCGCATTATGAGTGCGCCGATTCCCTTGGGTGCATATATCTTATGCCCGCTGACGGATATCATATCGATCCGACCGTCTGTGAGCATAGTAAACTCCTTTCCGTAGCCCTGCGCCGAATCCACGTGCCAATAGGCTTCGTGTCCGGCCAGAACCTCCGCCGTCTCTTTCAGCGGCTGAATTATTCCCGTCTCGTTGTTAACATGCATGGTGGAGACCAGCAGTGTGTCGGGTCTCAGAAGCTCCGCCAGACGGTTCACATCGAACCTGCCGTCAGCACCCGCCGGAAGATGATCCACCCTGAAGCCAAACCGCTCCATGGCCGCCGCAGGCTCAAGCACCGACTTGTGCTCTATTGCGGTGGTTATGATATGCCTGCGTCCAGTACGGGTACCCTCTTCCGCAAGCCCCAGTATCGCAAGGTTATTGCTCTCGGTGGCTCCGCCGGTGAAAACCACGCTGTCTGCTCCCGCACCCGCAGGCTGTCCCACCAGTTTTCTGGCGTGATCCGCCGCCGTTCTGGCAAAAAGCCCGTAGTCGTGCACAGGGCTTGCGGCGTTGCCGTAGTCCTTCTCGGTGAATTTTGCCGCAACAGCCGCCGCAGAAGGCTCAACAGGCGTTGTTGCGCTGCAGTCCAGATAAACAGGTATGTTCATGTTTAACCCTCTGCCATAAATCTAATGCCTGACGCACCCATATTGCAAATATATGTTTTATATGTTATCCATCCGTAAAACAGATTGGTGATGCCATGGATCTGAGACAGCTGAAATTCTTTCTGGAAATAGCCGACTGCGGGGGATTCACAAAGGCCGCAGAAAAGCTTTTCATCGCCCAGTCGGCTCTGAGCACAGCGATAAAAAAACTGGAAGAGGAACTGGGTGCGGAGCTGTTCAGCAGGCAGAACAAAAGGATAGCCCTGACATACGAAGGGGAGATCTTCGCTCTGCGTGCCAGAGAGATACTGAAATCTGTGGACAGTGCCGGACAGGAGATAGCCGAGCTTAAAAGCCTGATAAAGGGCGAGGTTAGGGTGGGGCTTACACCCATGCTCAGCAGTTTTTTCTTCCCGAAGATTCTGGCGGCATTCAAACAGCAATATCCCTCGCTCCAGATATCAGTTCAGGGCGACAGCGCATGGAACATTCAGCGGAAAATAGAGACTGGCGAAATAGACATGGGCATAATTGCCGGAGAGGTTCCTGACGGGCTGGATTCCCATCACATCCTGCGCGAAGAGGTTGTGGCCTGCGTTTCCAGAAGCCACCCGCTGGCAGGAAACCGCAAGCTACCCCGCAAAAAACTGCTCTCACAGCCCCTTCTGCAGTTTAAGGCCGGATACGCTATCCGGGAGATTATCGACGACATCGCCCGCAAAGAAGGTATCGGCACAGTAACGGCCGCCGAATCCAACATCTTCTCACTGCTGAAAAATCTGGCAAAGGAAGAACTTGGCGTGGCATTTCTGCTGAAAATGGCCGCTTCGGGAACGCCCAACGAAGTCGCCGTCATTTCCTGCGACCCGCAGATATATCTCAACCATTTCATAGCATGGAAGAAAAACACCCGCCTCTCCCCTGCCAACAGAGCCTTTGTGGACTTTCTGGCATCCGAGCTGGATGAATATTACATGCTGAAACGTGCGGCGGAAACTTTTCCTCTGCCATAAAGGTTTCCCATTGCACACTTATGTGCAATAATACTGGTTATGGAGGATACAGAAATGTCTGAGTGGCTTTATAAGAACGACCCCCATATGGAAAACCTGCGAGCATACTGCAAAGGCGTGCTGGACGAAGAGGACGGCGGCGCACTGTTTCGTGAATACGAGGAGGACATCCGGAGCGTAAAATATCCGGAGGTCATGGCTCTGGTGAACTGGATGGTTCAGTGCGAGCAGTATGACACGGATCAGATAAAAGATGCCCTTAACAGAATAATCAACATTTTCTCATCGAACCTGATGGAACTGCACGACGATTCGGCAAACTATCCGCAGTTCATAAAAATTCTCTCCGATGAGAATCAGGCTATAACAGCCCGCATGAACAACATAAAAGAGGAGCTGAAACTCCTCAGCAAGGCTGAAGAGGGAACGTATCCCCACGATATGCACCGTATGTCTGTGAAAAACAGTGTAGAGGAGCTGACCGCTCTGGAAGCGCACTACGTTAAAAAGGAAAACATCCTTTTCCCCTATGTTGAAAAATACATCCCCGAATACAGATGCATACAGATAATGTGGTCGATGCACGACGATGTCCGCAGGGGAATCAAAAAAATATCCGCTCTGCTGGGACAGGACCCTTTCGACGGCGTTCAGTTCAACAGAGCCATCGGCAGACTGTTTTTCGATATCTACGGGCTGATGTTTCGTGAAGATTACATCCTTCTGCCGATGTCCGCAAAGATGATACCCGCAGAGGCAATGGAGGACATGCTCGGCCAGTGTCCTGAGGTGGGCTACACGTTCATAGATGCGCCGGAAATAAACGTCAGATCCTCTTCAAAGCCTCTGGCAGAGGTGAACGGTATGGTGAATCTGGAAACCGGAGAGCTTTCGGTTCAGCAGCTCATCATGATGCTGAATACCCTGCCCGTGGACATAACATATGTGGACGAAAACGACTGCGTCCGCTATTTCTCATCGCCCAAGGACAGGATTTTCCCCCGCTCAAAGGCCATCATAGGCCGCACTGTTCAGAACTGCCATCCGCCGGACAGCGTTCACATCGTCAACGAG includes the following:
- a CDS encoding aminotransferase class V-fold PLP-dependent enzyme encodes the protein MNIPVYLDCSATTPVEPSAAAVAAKFTEKDYGNAASPVHDYGLFARTAADHARKLVGQPAGAGADSVVFTGGATESNNLAILGLAEEGTRTGRRHIITTAIEHKSVLEPAAAMERFGFRVDHLPAGADGRFDVNRLAELLRPDTLLVSTMHVNNETGIIQPLKETAEVLAGHEAYWHVDSAQGYGKEFTMLTDGRIDMISVSGHKIYAPKGIGALIMRRRDGRFPPLMPLMYGGGQEQGLRPGTLPVQLIAAFGEAAKLAMRDGESRRQKCIEYRRAVLSVLGELGAQQNGDERLCMPHTVNFSLKGIKAETAVRALKSVIAVSGTSACTSHNPMPSYVLGAMGLSAERVECSLRFSWCHMTPDADWERVKDIIRKLRSGI
- a CDS encoding LysR family transcriptional regulator; this translates as MDLRQLKFFLEIADCGGFTKAAEKLFIAQSALSTAIKKLEEELGAELFSRQNKRIALTYEGEIFALRAREILKSVDSAGQEIAELKSLIKGEVRVGLTPMLSSFFFPKILAAFKQQYPSLQISVQGDSAWNIQRKIETGEIDMGIIAGEVPDGLDSHHILREEVVACVSRSHPLAGNRKLPRKKLLSQPLLQFKAGYAIREIIDDIARKEGIGTVTAAESNIFSLLKNLAKEELGVAFLLKMAASGTPNEVAVISCDPQIYLNHFIAWKKNTRLSPANRAFVDFLASELDEYYMLKRAAETFPLP
- a CDS encoding DUF438 domain-containing protein; this encodes MSEWLYKNDPHMENLRAYCKGVLDEEDGGALFREYEEDIRSVKYPEVMALVNWMVQCEQYDTDQIKDALNRIINIFSSNLMELHDDSANYPQFIKILSDENQAITARMNNIKEELKLLSKAEEGTYPHDMHRMSVKNSVEELTALEAHYVKKENILFPYVEKYIPEYRCIQIMWSMHDDVRRGIKKISALLGQDPFDGVQFNRAIGRLFFDIYGLMFREDYILLPMSAKMIPAEAMEDMLGQCPEVGYTFIDAPEINVRSSSKPLAEVNGMVNLETGELSVQQLIMMLNTLPVDITYVDENDCVRYFSSPKDRIFPRSKAIIGRTVQNCHPPDSVHIVNEVVARLKSGKKDVENFWIQMGGKFILIQYFAIRDAKGEYRGTIEVSQEVSEIRELK